The genomic window GTTATGCTGACTTTTATCATGCTTGGCATGATGACTCATTCCTACTTCAAAATTTAGAAACCTAACTTACTGATCTTCATTCAATCTTTTCTCAACTTTAATACACAGAATCAGTTAAACTTATTAAGTGCTATTTAAAGCTGGATTAATGATAATGAAATTAGGTGAAGAATTAAAAAAGCATCGCACTCTCCAAAATTATCTCAAATTGGGTGTGATCGTTTTCCAGAAGTATTCCAATCAAAAATCTGAATATCTGTAATACACTCATAAGTATAATTATTTTATATCTTTGCAGTGCGTTTACAACCCCATGATCAAACCCGCCGATGTCAGCACCAAACGCTTAATCAGCCTTGCACCTGATAACTGGGTAAAATGGGTAACACAAATTCCTGATATTGTTGCTGGCGAAATTCTCAACTCAGAATTTCAGTGGATAAGTCGAGAAAGTGATGTTTTAATCCGTGTCGAAAGTCCCCAGCAGGGAAAATTTCTCGTTCTTAATGAATTACAACTGCGCTATAAACCAGAAATGCCGCGCAGGATGCGTGCTTATGCAGCACTTGCAGAAGAAAAATATAATTTGCCAACGTATCCAGTACTAATTAATATTCTCAAGGCAAGTGACGCTGAAATACCTACAAGCTACGCATTAAATATTGCTGGTTTACGTGCTATTCAAGATTACCGTGTTATTAACCTGTGGGAAGTTGATGTCGAGATTGCTTTTCAACAACCCTTACCATCCTTACTGCCGTTTGTACCCATTCTCAAAGGTGGTGAAAATGAATCTACTATTAGAGAAGCATTACAAATTCTTCGTGCTGATGAACAACTAAACCAACTAGAAACTGTCTTGGCTTTTTTTGCTACGTTTGTTTTAGAGAGTACGCTCGTTCAAGAAATTATGAGGTGGGATATGGCTGTATTACATGAATCGCCTTGGTATCAAGAAATTTTACGTGAAGGAGAAGCACGGGGAGAACTGCGAGGAAGAAAGGAGGAATTATATTCAGGGATTGAATTAGCATTAGAAATTAAGTTTGGCAATCAAGGTTCAGAATTAATGCCGATAATCTCTCAAATTACAGATTTGCAGAAATTAAAAGCAATTCAACAGGCAATTAAAACTGTAAATACAGTCAATGAATTACAACAAGTTTTGTCAACCAACTTTACTTAAAACATCAAAAACATAACCCCTCTCCGCCACCGGAAAGGGGTTAATCACTGCTGAAACACTATATTGTACAGACGCGATTCATCGCGTCTCTATTCAGCAATCTCTAATAAGCGTCTTGCAACTCGTAGAAATCAGGCGAGATATAATCCTTCCGCAAAGGCCAACCTACCCAATCTTCCGGCATCAAAATCCGCTTGAGATTTGGGTGTCCTTGGTAGACAATGCCCAACATATCGTAAGACTCGCGCTCTTGCCAATCTGCGGTCTTCCAAATCCAGTACACAGAAGGGACTACAGGGTTTTCCCGTGGTAAGAACACCTTCACCCGTACTTCTTCAGGGCGATCGCTATTATCACCCAGTTTAATCAAGTGATACACACTTACCAATTCCTGTCCTGGCCCAAGGTCAACACCACCTTGAAACTGGAGATAATTAAACCCGTAGGCATAAAGGGCTGTAGCAGTGGGAAGCAAGAAATCTGCCCCCACTTTAATTATCTCTACACCATTCTTGTCTGGTGCTAAAAACTCATGGTCAAAGCCATTTTCCGTCAACCACTGGGAAACTTTACCGGCTTGTACCAATGACTCTTCTTTAGCTGCTACTGGTTTAGATTCTTCTTCAGCTGCTACTGGTTTAGATTCTTCTTCAGCCACGGGTTTAGATTCTTCTTCAGCCACGGGTTTGTTCCTCCTTTTGTGCCTTTGCTGTCAGCAGTGCAGGTGGTATTGGCATACCGATCGCTTCTGTCAATTCCTTCGGTGGTGCAGAGCGAGTATCTGACTGCAAATACTTACCAGTTAAGATTTCCTCTACTGGCTTCAGATTATGAGTCGTGCTGTAGTAGCGGTGGGTTTGCTTAATTTTATACCGCTCTTGCATCGATTCATTGGCGATTTTCTTCCGCAGCTTAATGATTGCGTCGATAATTGCTTCTGGACGGGGAGGACAACCAGGCAAATATACATCCACAGGAATCAGTTTATCGACTCCACGCACTGCCGTGGGGGAATCAACGCTGAACATCCCGCCAGTAATTGTGCAAGCTCCCATCGCAATTACATACTTCGGCTCTGGCATTTGTTCATAAAGACGCACCAGTTGGGGAGCCATCTTCATCGTAATAGTCCCTGCGGTAATAATTAAATCGGCTTGGCGGGGGCTAGAACGGGGAATTAGTCCAAAACGGTCAAAGTCAAATCGGGAACCAATTAAAGCTGCAAACTCAATAAAGCAGCAAGCAGTACCAAATAGTAACGGCCACAGACTAGAAAGCCGCGCCCAGTCGTAGAGATCATCAACCGTCGTCAAAATGACGTTTTCTGAAAGGTCTTGAGTGACATTAGTCCGCTCAATGGGGTTGATGATTCGCTCTTTGTCCTGGGTTGTTAAGTTAGAATTCAAGACCATTCCAAAGCTCCTTTACGCCATGCGTAAACTAAGGCGACTACAAGAATTGCAATAAAGACTAGCGCTTCAATAAATGCTAATAGCCCCAAACGGTGGAAAGCTACCGCCCAAGGATACAAGAATACAGTCTCCACATCAAAGATCACGAAGACCAGAGCAAACATGTAGTAACGGATGTTGAACTGAATCCAGGCTCCCCCGATGGGTTCCATACCAGATTCATAGGTAGTGTGCCGTTCTGGACTGTAACCACTGGGTCGCAGGAGCTTGGATGCTGAGAGCGCTAAGGCAGGCACTAGGCTACAGATGATGAAAAAGCCTAGAAGGTACTCGTAACCGCTGAGGACAAACACAATGAGTATCTACCGCTTATGGAGTATTTTAAGTAGTGA from Nostoc sp. UHCC 0926 includes these protein-coding regions:
- a CDS encoding Rpn family recombination-promoting nuclease/putative transposase translates to MIKPADVSTKRLISLAPDNWVKWVTQIPDIVAGEILNSEFQWISRESDVLIRVESPQQGKFLVLNELQLRYKPEMPRRMRAYAALAEEKYNLPTYPVLINILKASDAEIPTSYALNIAGLRAIQDYRVINLWEVDVEIAFQQPLPSLLPFVPILKGGENESTIREALQILRADEQLNQLETVLAFFATFVLESTLVQEIMRWDMAVLHESPWYQEILREGEARGELRGRKEELYSGIELALEIKFGNQGSELMPIISQITDLQKLKAIQQAIKTVNTVNELQQVLSTNFT
- a CDS encoding NAD(P)H-quinone oxidoreductase subunit J — encoded protein: MAEEESKPVAEEESKPVAAEEESKPVAAKEESLVQAGKVSQWLTENGFDHEFLAPDKNGVEIIKVGADFLLPTATALYAYGFNYLQFQGGVDLGPGQELVSVYHLIKLGDNSDRPEEVRVKVFLPRENPVVPSVYWIWKTADWQERESYDMLGIVYQGHPNLKRILMPEDWVGWPLRKDYISPDFYELQDAY
- the ndhK gene encoding photosynthetic/respiratory NAD(P)H-quinone oxidoreductase subunit K encodes the protein MVLNSNLTTQDKERIINPIERTNVTQDLSENVILTTVDDLYDWARLSSLWPLLFGTACCFIEFAALIGSRFDFDRFGLIPRSSPRQADLIITAGTITMKMAPQLVRLYEQMPEPKYVIAMGACTITGGMFSVDSPTAVRGVDKLIPVDVYLPGCPPRPEAIIDAIIKLRKKIANESMQERYKIKQTHRYYSTTHNLKPVEEILTGKYLQSDTRSAPPKELTEAIGMPIPPALLTAKAQKEEQTRG
- the ndhC gene encoding photosynthetic/respiratory NAD(P)H-quinone oxidoreductase subunit C; this encodes MFVLSGYEYLLGFFIICSLVPALALSASKLLRPSGYSPERHTTYESGMEPIGGAWIQFNIRYYMFALVFVIFDVETVFLYPWAVAFHRLGLLAFIEALVFIAILVVALVYAWRKGALEWS